In a single window of the Corvus cornix cornix isolate S_Up_H32 chromosome 22, ASM73873v5, whole genome shotgun sequence genome:
- the LOC104694913 gene encoding protein phosphatase 1 regulatory subunit 3C-B-like, with product MPVDLAVRLCLSHSPPIRKLLNSYEELRGNRGRKPLRSCLNQKLSAEPEPERRDSTKSSKGQKKKRVVFADMKGLSLTAVRFFSKIEEDLCDLQHALSDLACFRPKLRDLHPEVCRYVLDFPQPSANYVTFRNSLHSNFVCLESCLIQDRALSGTVKVRNIEYEKKVTVRITSDGWKSFQDISCQYMHSTYGSADTDIFSFELILPKPSISHRVTEFCISFQCGQKTHWDNNHGKNYKIRHVGMIRPPSHAVKSASRAWEHLGTSGAAALVLSHLKTWRHLETQAPYW from the coding sequence ATGCCCGTGGACCTGGCCGTGCGGCTCTGCCTGAGCCACTCGCCCCCCATCCGCAAGCTGCTGAACTCCTACGAAGAGCTGCGGGGCAACCGAGGCCGCAAACCCCTCCGATCCTGTCTCAACCAGAAGCTGAGCGCAGAACCTGAGCCGGAGCGGCGAGACAGTACCAAGAGCTCCAAGGGCCAGAAGAAGAAGCGGGTTGTGTTTGCTGATATGAAGGGGCTCTCACTGACGGCTGTCCGCTTCTTCTCAAAGATTGAGGAGGACCTCTGTGATTTGCAGCATGCCTTGTCAGACCTTGCCTGTTTCCGACCTAAGCTGCGGGACTTACACCCAGAAGTGTGCAGGTATGTGCTGGACTTCCCACAGCCATCTGCGAATTACGTGACTTTCCGCAACAGCCTGCACAGCAACTTTGTCTGCCTGGAGAGCTGTCTGATCCAGGACCGTGCTCTGTCAGGGACAGTGAAGGTTAGAAACATTGAGTATGAGAAGAAAGTGACAGTCCGCATCACGTCTGATGGCTGGAAGAGCTTCCAGGACATCTCTTGCCAGTACATGCACAGCACGTACGGCTCAGCTGACACAGACATCTTCTCTTTTGAGCTTATCCTGCCCAAGCCATCCATCTCCCATAGGGTCACAGAGTTCTGCATCTCTTTCCAGTGTGGACAAAAGACCCACTGGGACAACAACCATGGGAAGAACTACAAGATCCGCCATGTGGGCATGATCCGCCCTCCCTCCCATGCCGTGAAGAGTGCCAGCAGGGCCTGGGAGCATCTTGGCAcctctggggctgctgctctaGTCCTTTCTCACCTGAAGACCTGGCGGCATTTAGAGACCCAGGCTCCTTATTGGTAG
- the GINS4 gene encoding LOW QUALITY PROTEIN: DNA replication complex GINS protein SLD5 (The sequence of the model RefSeq protein was modified relative to this genomic sequence to represent the inferred CDS: deleted 1 base in 1 codon) codes for MDIAQHGSFNLHSDWPKKMASSIRLLIGRSSRGRNPLPDWPKGRTGNPYPRSGPLRVRRSAGRAGLAGAMAAAAGGDSDGEELVLTPAQLIHSLEQAWLNEKFAPELLESKPEVIECVVEQLDHMEANLKRAKRGDLKVSVHHMEVERIRFVLSSYLRCRLVKIEKFFPHILEKEKSRAEGEPSILSPEEFAFAKEYMANTEAYLKNVVLKHMPPNLQKVSLLKSVPKPNLDSFVFLRVLERQENILVEPETDEQREYAINLEEGSQHLIRYRTVAPLVASGAVQLI; via the exons ATGGACATTGCTCAGCA CGGCAGCTTCAATCTGCATTCTGATTGGCCGAAAAAGATGGCTTCTTCAATCCGCCTTCTGATTGGCCGGAGCAGCCGCGGCCGTAATCCGCTTCCCGACTGGCCCAAGGGCCGTACCGGGAATCCTTATCCACGTTCC GGGCCGCTGCGCGTGCGCCGTtccgcggggcgggcgggctTGGCGGGAGCGATGGCGGCCGCGGCCGGCGGGGACTCGGACGGCGAGGAGCTGGTGCTTACCCCAGCACAGCTGAtccacagcctggagcag GCCTGGCTGAATGAGAAATTTGCTCCAGAACTGCTGGAGAGTAAACCTGAAGTCATCGAGTGTGTTGTGGAGCAGCTGGACCATATG GAAGCAAACCTGAAGCGGGCAAAGAGGGGCGACCTGAAGGTCAGTGTTCACCACATGGAGGTTGAAAGGATCCGTTTCGTGCTCAGCAGCTACTTGCGGTGTCGACTGGTGAAG ATAGAAAAGTTTTTTCCCCACATCCTGGAGAAGGAGAAGTCTCGAGCTGAAGGGGAGCCCTCCATTTTATCACCAGAGGAGTTTGCTTTTGCTAAAGA GTACATGGCAAATACAGAGGCTTACCTGAAAAATGTGGTCCTAAAACACATGCCACCTAACCTGCAGAAAGTGTCTCTCCTAAAGTCAG TTCCAAAGCCCAACCTGGACTCCTTTGTGTTTCTGAGGGTGCTGGAGCGGCAGGAGAACATCCTGGTGGAGCCAGAGACAGATGAGCAGAG GGAATATGCCATCAACCTGGAGGAGGGCTCGCAGCACCTGATCCGTTACAGAACCGTGGCCCCTCTGGTGGCCTCAGGAGCTGTGCAGCTCATCTGA
- the GOLGA7 gene encoding golgin subfamily A member 7, producing MRPQQAPVSGKVFIQRDYSGGTRCQFQSKFPAELENRIDRQQFEETVRTLNNLYAEAEKLGGQSYLEGCLACLTAYTIFLCMETHYEKVLKKIAKFIQEQNEKIYAPQGLLLTDPIERGLRVIEITIYEDRGLTSGR from the exons ATGAGGCCGCAGCAGGCGCCGGTGTCGGGCAAGGTGTTCATCCAGCGCGACTACAGCGGCGGGACGCGCTGCCAGTTCCAGAGCAAGTTCCCGGCCGAGCTGGAGAACAGG ATTGACAGGCAGCAGTTTGAGGAGACAGTCCGGACACTGAACAATCTCTatgcagaagctgaaaaacttgGGGGCCAATCTTACCTTGAGGGTTGTCTCGCCTGCCTGACTGCCTACACCATCTTCCTGTGCATGGAGACACACTATGAAAAG GTTCTAAAGAAAATCGCTAAGTTCATTCAGGAACAGAATGAGAAGATCTACGCTCCTCAGGGCCTTCTGCTGACAGACCCCATTGAAAGAGGATTACGAGTT ATTGAAATTACCATTTATGAAGACAGAGGTTTGACCAGTGGAAGATAG